From a region of the Pseudoxanthomonas sp. X-1 genome:
- a CDS encoding DNA translocase FtsK, whose amino-acid sequence MAKALPERGKSKGAPAARRTKPSTPPNPRRQRLWRDLALIVIAPVLLYLLACLFTYSPSDPSWTQSVSVTGQIHNVGGRVGATVADLLLGFFGYVAFLLPIILGAIAWIALFGMDKDGDGESDLGPALRLVGMVGFLISASGLLYVRHVSAVDIANGPGGILGRLVGRSLEMLFGALGGNLFLLVLFLVSVTLATGLSWFAVMERIGQGVSALPDLLRRGSKQAEDWQQTRTLREQRQEVRKADAEVRAKREPVKIEPPAAPVVEKSERAKRETQIPLFHGTGGTADGLPPLALLDDPKPQAKGYSEETLEVLSRQIEFKLKDFRIDVQVVGAYPGPVITRFELEPAPGVKVSQISSLDKDIARGLSVKAVRVVDVIPGKSVIGLEIPNTSREMIYLSELLRSKEYDKSASPLTLALGKGIAGQPTVADLARMPHLLVAGTTGSGKSVAVNAMVLSLLYKASPKELRMLMIDPKMLELSVYEGIPHLLAPVVTDMKEAANGLRWCVAEMERRYKLMSAVGVRNLAGFNKKVKDAQDAGQPLMDPLFKPNPDLDEMPRQLDTLPFIVIFIDEFADMMMIVGKKVEELIARLAQKARAAGIHLILATQRPSVDVITGLIKANIPTRIAFQVSSKIDSRTILDQSGAETLLGHGDMLYLPPGTAMPDRVHGAFVSDEEVHRVVEHLKASGPVDYIEGVLEEVQTMGDGVVVGATGLPESAGSDDPEADPLYDQAVQIVTETRRASISGVQRRLKIGYNRAARLVEAMEAAGVVSAPEHNGDRSVLAPPPR is encoded by the coding sequence GTGGCAAAAGCGCTCCCGGAACGCGGCAAATCCAAAGGCGCCCCCGCCGCGCGCCGCACCAAGCCGTCCACGCCGCCCAATCCCCGTCGTCAGCGCCTGTGGCGCGACCTGGCGCTGATCGTGATCGCGCCGGTGCTGCTGTACCTGCTGGCCTGCCTGTTCACCTATTCGCCCAGCGACCCCAGCTGGACCCAGTCGGTCAGCGTGACCGGGCAGATCCACAACGTCGGCGGCCGGGTGGGCGCGACCGTGGCCGACCTGCTGCTGGGCTTCTTCGGCTATGTGGCCTTCCTGTTGCCGATCATCCTGGGCGCGATCGCCTGGATCGCGCTGTTCGGCATGGACAAGGACGGCGACGGCGAGTCGGACCTGGGCCCGGCGCTGCGCCTGGTGGGCATGGTCGGATTCCTGATCTCCGCCTCGGGGCTGCTCTACGTGCGCCACGTTTCGGCGGTGGACATCGCCAACGGGCCCGGCGGCATCCTCGGGCGCCTGGTCGGGCGCTCGCTGGAGATGCTGTTCGGCGCGCTGGGCGGCAACCTGTTCCTGCTGGTGCTGTTCCTGGTGTCGGTGACCCTGGCGACCGGGCTGTCGTGGTTCGCGGTGATGGAGCGGATCGGGCAGGGCGTGTCGGCGCTGCCGGACCTGCTGCGCCGGGGTAGCAAGCAGGCCGAGGACTGGCAGCAGACCCGCACCCTGCGCGAGCAGCGCCAGGAAGTGCGCAAGGCCGACGCCGAGGTGCGCGCCAAGCGCGAGCCGGTGAAGATCGAGCCGCCGGCCGCGCCGGTGGTGGAAAAGAGCGAGCGTGCCAAGCGCGAGACCCAGATCCCGCTGTTCCACGGCACCGGCGGCACGGCCGACGGCCTGCCGCCGCTGGCCCTGCTGGACGATCCCAAGCCGCAGGCCAAGGGCTATTCGGAAGAGACGCTGGAAGTGCTCTCGCGGCAGATCGAGTTCAAGCTCAAGGACTTCCGCATCGACGTGCAGGTGGTCGGCGCCTATCCGGGCCCGGTGATCACCCGCTTCGAGCTGGAGCCGGCGCCGGGGGTGAAGGTCAGCCAGATCTCCTCGCTGGACAAGGACATCGCCCGCGGCCTGTCGGTCAAGGCGGTGCGCGTGGTCGACGTGATCCCGGGCAAGTCGGTGATCGGCCTGGAGATCCCCAACACCAGCCGCGAGATGATCTATCTCTCCGAGCTGCTGCGCTCCAAGGAATACGACAAGTCGGCCAGCCCGCTGACCCTGGCGCTGGGCAAGGGCATCGCCGGCCAGCCGACGGTGGCCGACCTGGCGCGCATGCCGCACCTGCTGGTGGCCGGTACCACCGGCTCGGGCAAGTCGGTGGCGGTCAACGCCATGGTGCTGAGCCTGCTCTACAAGGCCAGCCCGAAAGAACTGCGCATGCTGATGATCGACCCGAAGATGCTGGAGCTGAGCGTCTACGAGGGCATCCCGCACCTGCTGGCGCCGGTGGTCACCGACATGAAGGAGGCCGCCAACGGCCTGCGCTGGTGCGTGGCCGAGATGGAGCGCCGCTACAAGCTGATGAGCGCGGTGGGCGTGCGCAACCTGGCCGGCTTCAACAAGAAGGTCAAGGACGCCCAGGACGCCGGCCAGCCGCTCATGGATCCGCTGTTCAAGCCCAATCCGGACCTGGACGAGATGCCGCGGCAGCTGGACACGCTGCCGTTCATCGTGATCTTCATCGACGAGTTCGCCGACATGATGATGATCGTCGGCAAGAAGGTCGAAGAACTCATCGCCCGCCTGGCGCAGAAGGCGCGCGCGGCCGGCATCCACCTGATCCTGGCCACCCAGCGCCCTTCGGTGGACGTGATCACCGGCCTGATCAAGGCCAACATCCCGACCCGCATCGCCTTCCAGGTCAGTTCCAAGATCGACTCGCGCACCATCCTGGACCAGTCCGGCGCCGAGACCCTGCTGGGCCATGGCGACATGCTCTACCTGCCGCCGGGTACCGCCATGCCGGACCGCGTGCACGGCGCCTTCGTCTCCGACGAGGAGGTGCACCGCGTGGTCGAGCACCTCAAGGCCAGTGGCCCGGTGGACTACATCGAAGGCGTGCTGGAAGAGGTGCAGACCATGGGCGATGGCGTGGTGGTCGGCGCGACCGGCCTGCCCGAATCGGCCGGCAGCGACGACCCGGAAGCCGATCCGCTCTACGACCAGGCCGTGCAGATCGTCACCGAGACGCGCCGCGCTTCGATTTCCGGCGTGCAGCGCCGCCTGAAGATCGGCTACAACCGCGCCGCGCGCCTGGTCGAGGCGATGGAAGCGGCCGGCGTGGTCAGCGCGCCCGAGCACAACGGCGACCGCAGCGTCCTGGCACCGCCGCCGCGCTGA
- the aat gene encoding leucyl/phenylalanyl-tRNA--protein transferase, protein MTRRLPFLLDTDPASPFPDPALALREPDGLLAVGGDLHPARLLNAYRAGVFPWYSEGQPLLWWSPDPRTVFRTDGVHLSRRLRRQLRGNGWTLRADTAFAQVVAACASAPRPGQDGTWITAQMQAAYLALHRLGQAHSLEVWDGPRLAGGIYGVAVGRMFFGESMFSAVSGGSKAALAGLAHVLRGWGWPLIDAQVENDHLLRMGATSMPRAAFLAEVARQAALPDAPGAWTDRVGALQVADLAGI, encoded by the coding sequence GTGACCCGACGCCTGCCGTTCCTGCTCGACACCGATCCGGCTTCGCCGTTCCCCGACCCGGCCCTGGCCCTGCGCGAACCGGACGGCCTGCTGGCCGTCGGCGGCGATCTGCACCCGGCGCGTCTGCTCAACGCCTATCGCGCCGGGGTCTTCCCCTGGTACTCGGAAGGCCAGCCGCTGCTGTGGTGGTCGCCCGATCCGCGCACCGTGTTCCGCACCGACGGCGTGCATCTGTCCAGGCGCCTGCGCCGCCAGCTGCGCGGCAACGGCTGGACGCTGCGCGCCGACACCGCCTTCGCCCAGGTCGTCGCCGCCTGCGCCAGCGCGCCGCGCCCCGGGCAGGACGGCACCTGGATCACCGCGCAGATGCAGGCGGCCTACCTGGCCCTGCACCGGCTCGGCCAGGCGCACAGCCTGGAGGTCTGGGACGGCCCACGGCTCGCCGGCGGCATCTACGGCGTGGCAGTCGGGCGGATGTTCTTCGGCGAGAGCATGTTCAGCGCGGTCTCCGGCGGCTCCAAGGCCGCGCTCGCCGGCCTGGCGCACGTGCTGCGCGGCTGGGGCTGGCCGCTGATCGACGCCCAGGTCGAGAACGACCACCTGCTGCGCATGGGCGCGACCAGCATGCCGCGCGCCGCCTTCCTGGCCGAGGTCGCGCGCCAGGCCGCCCTGCCCGATGCCCCGGGCGCGTGGACCGACCGCGTCGGCGCGCTGCAGGTTGCTGATCTGGCAGGCATTTAA
- a CDS encoding barstar family protein — MNADQDPHLEDASRAGVYFVGAQDLDALAAYAFTARLVLRRIDLMGVRDKQTLLLRIAVALDFPLGTGRNWDGLLDCLRDLAWLPGAGYALLLENAGELHAGNEADFDTLVAVLDQAQLAWRERGVPFWAFLALRDKDIDALED; from the coding sequence GTGAACGCCGACCAGGATCCGCACCTGGAGGATGCCAGCCGCGCCGGCGTGTACTTCGTCGGCGCGCAGGATCTGGACGCCCTGGCCGCTTACGCCTTCACCGCGCGGCTGGTCCTGCGGCGCATCGACCTGATGGGCGTGCGCGACAAGCAGACCCTGCTGCTGCGCATCGCGGTCGCGCTGGACTTCCCCCTGGGCACCGGGCGCAACTGGGACGGCCTGCTGGACTGCCTGCGCGACCTGGCCTGGCTGCCCGGCGCCGGCTATGCGCTGCTGCTGGAGAACGCCGGCGAGCTGCACGCGGGCAACGAGGCCGACTTCGACACGCTGGTGGCGGTGCTGGACCAGGCGCAGCTGGCCTGGCGCGAGCGCGGCGTGCCGTTCTGGGCATTCCTGGCGCTGCGCGACAAGGACATCGACGCGCTCGAGGACTAG
- the dbpA gene encoding ATP-dependent RNA helicase DbpA has translation MDDFSTLPLSDALRRGLDASGYTRPTDIQARALPALLEGRDVIAQAPTGSGKTAAFALGLLSRVDTGLVKTQALVLCPTRELADQVARAVRRLAVGLPNLKVSLLCGGMALEPQLASLEHDPHVVVGTPGRVQELMRKKALHLNGVRVLVLDEGDRMLDMGFEDQIREIVGRTPRTRQSLLFSATWPDAIRAIAQDMLREPLEVAAAATAATAPDILQRFCEVEPALRQKALAGLLLAQRVEPAVVFCNTRKDVDEVANSLQGYGFSALALHGDLEQRDREEVLVRFAGGSCNVLVASDVAARGLDVEDVAAVFNYELPTDTDTYTHRIGRTARAGRSGLAFSLVAPRELPRARMLEELSGAPLEWMKTPLATGRPAQPPRAPFATLRVDGGKKDKLRPGDLLGALTGDAGLPGSAIGKIMIGPVRSYVAVQAGQADKAVARLSAGKIKGRSFRVRKL, from the coding sequence ATGGATGATTTCTCGACACTGCCGCTGAGCGACGCGCTGCGGCGCGGCCTCGACGCCTCCGGCTACACCCGCCCCACCGACATCCAGGCACGCGCGCTGCCGGCCCTGCTCGAGGGGCGCGATGTCATCGCCCAGGCGCCGACCGGCAGCGGCAAGACCGCCGCCTTCGCGCTGGGCCTGCTTTCGCGCGTGGACACCGGCCTGGTCAAGACCCAGGCGCTGGTGCTGTGTCCCACGCGCGAACTGGCCGACCAGGTCGCCCGCGCCGTGCGCCGGCTCGCCGTCGGCCTGCCCAACCTGAAGGTCTCGCTGCTGTGCGGCGGCATGGCCCTGGAGCCGCAGCTGGCCTCGCTCGAACACGACCCGCACGTGGTGGTCGGCACGCCCGGCCGCGTGCAGGAGTTGATGCGCAAGAAGGCCCTGCATCTGAACGGCGTGCGCGTGCTGGTGCTGGACGAGGGCGACCGCATGCTGGACATGGGCTTCGAGGACCAGATCCGCGAGATCGTCGGGCGCACGCCCCGGACCCGCCAGAGCCTGCTGTTCTCGGCCACCTGGCCGGACGCGATCCGTGCCATCGCCCAGGACATGCTGCGCGAACCGCTGGAAGTGGCCGCCGCGGCGACCGCCGCCACCGCGCCGGACATCCTGCAGCGCTTCTGCGAGGTCGAACCCGCCCTGCGGCAGAAGGCACTGGCCGGCCTGCTGCTGGCCCAGCGCGTGGAGCCGGCCGTGGTGTTCTGCAATACCCGCAAGGACGTGGACGAGGTCGCCAACTCCCTGCAGGGCTACGGCTTCTCGGCCCTGGCCCTGCATGGCGACCTGGAGCAGCGCGATCGCGAGGAGGTGCTGGTGCGCTTCGCCGGCGGCAGCTGCAACGTACTGGTGGCCAGCGACGTGGCCGCGCGCGGCCTGGACGTGGAGGACGTGGCCGCGGTGTTCAACTACGAACTGCCGACCGACACCGACACCTATACCCACCGCATCGGCCGCACCGCCCGCGCCGGACGCAGCGGCCTGGCCTTCAGCCTGGTCGCCCCGCGCGAACTGCCGCGGGCGCGGATGCTCGAAGAGCTCTCCGGCGCGCCGCTGGAATGGATGAAGACCCCGCTGGCCACCGGCCGCCCGGCGCAGCCGCCGCGCGCGCCGTTCGCCACCCTGCGCGTGGACGGCGGCAAGAAGGACAAGCTGCGCCCCGGCGACCTGCTCGGCGCCCTGACCGGCGACGCCGGCCTGCCGGGCAGTGCGATCGGCAAGATCATGATCGGCCCGGTGCGCAGCTATGTCGCCGTGCAGGCCGGCCAGGCCGACAAGGCCGTGGCGCGCCTGTCGGCCGGCAAGATCAAGGGCCGCAGCTTCCGCGTGCGCAAGCTCTGA
- the crcB gene encoding fluoride efflux transporter CrcB: MNPSLWWQQLALVMGGGALGAGLRFWIGGQMLRQFGSGFPYGTLAANFIGSLVGGFLLVWLENRGPSALYLRAFLVVGILGGLTTFSSLMMESLMLARTGRGMVAFANLGVSLAGGLVLVALGAWIALQLRPTP, translated from the coding sequence ATGAATCCGTCCCTGTGGTGGCAGCAGCTGGCGCTGGTGATGGGCGGCGGTGCGCTGGGCGCGGGCCTGCGTTTCTGGATCGGCGGGCAGATGCTGCGCCAGTTCGGCAGCGGCTTCCCCTACGGCACGCTGGCGGCCAACTTCATCGGCTCGCTGGTCGGCGGCTTCCTGCTGGTGTGGCTGGAGAACCGCGGGCCCTCGGCGCTGTACCTGCGCGCGTTCCTGGTGGTCGGCATCCTGGGCGGACTGACCACCTTTTCCTCGCTGATGATGGAAAGCCTGATGCTGGCACGCACCGGGCGCGGCATGGTCGCCTTCGCCAACCTGGGCGTCAGCCTGGCCGGTGGGCTGGTGCTGGTGGCGCTGGGCGCCTGGATCGCGCTGCAGCTGCGGCCGACGCCCTGA
- a CDS encoding metallophosphoesterase — translation MDAHGLLRAWVLDGGWLALPIAAVLLWGLWRARRRGPRVMLATLLAGDLLFAWARFAEPNLLRTRHTVLAGTGASARIALIGDPHVGLFKGADFLKRVVERTNAEHPDAVLIAGDLTYQPQGQSLDALLAPLARLEAPTYAVLGNHDQGRPGRDIDRALRQALARQGVQVIEGRALPFKGFTLAGLGDRWAGKDDARLLDALPADRPLLVLAHNPDSADRLRSRPHLLVLAGHTHGGQLRIPWLYRRVLPVEHGFDQGEQTYDGPQGRIRVYTTGGVGESGLPLRLFNPPTIDLLELSP, via the coding sequence ATGGACGCCCATGGCCTGCTGAGGGCCTGGGTGCTCGACGGCGGTTGGCTGGCCCTGCCGATCGCCGCCGTTCTGCTGTGGGGCCTGTGGCGGGCGCGCCGGCGTGGCCCGCGCGTGATGTTGGCCACCCTGCTCGCCGGCGATCTGCTGTTCGCCTGGGCACGCTTCGCCGAGCCGAATCTGCTGCGGACACGCCACACCGTGTTGGCGGGCACCGGCGCCAGCGCCCGCATCGCGCTGATCGGCGACCCGCATGTCGGCCTGTTCAAGGGCGCCGATTTTCTGAAGCGCGTGGTCGAGCGCACCAACGCCGAACATCCCGACGCGGTCCTGATCGCCGGCGACCTCACCTACCAGCCGCAGGGCCAGTCGCTCGACGCGCTGCTGGCGCCGTTGGCCAGGCTCGAGGCCCCGACCTACGCCGTGCTGGGCAACCACGACCAGGGCAGGCCCGGCCGGGACATCGACCGTGCCCTGCGCCAGGCGCTGGCACGCCAGGGCGTGCAGGTGATCGAAGGCCGCGCGCTGCCGTTCAAGGGCTTCACCCTGGCCGGCCTGGGCGATCGCTGGGCGGGCAAGGACGATGCGCGCTTGCTCGATGCCCTGCCCGCCGACCGGCCGCTGCTGGTCCTTGCCCACAACCCCGACAGCGCCGACCGGCTGCGCAGCCGCCCGCATCTGCTGGTGCTGGCCGGGCATACGCACGGCGGGCAGCTGCGGATTCCGTGGCTGTACCGGCGCGTGCTGCCGGTTGAACACGGCTTCGACCAGGGCGAACAGACCTACGACGGCCCGCAAGGCCGCATCCGCGTGTACACCACCGGCGGCGTAGGCGAGAGCGGGCTGCCCCTGCGGCTGTTCAACCCGCCCACCATCGACCTGCTGGAGCTGAGCCCGTAG
- the trxB gene encoding thioredoxin-disulfide reductase, giving the protein MSTSKHSRLLILGSGPAGWTAAVYAARANLKPVVVTGLQQGGQLMTTTEVDNWPGDAHGLMGPDLMARMQAHAERFETEVIFDHIHTADLSQRPFKLSGDSHEYTCDALIIATGATAKYLGLESEEAFKGRGVSACATCDGFFYREQDVAVVGGGNTAVEEALYLSNIANKVYLVHRRDTLRAEKIMQDKLQAKIDAGKIVPVWHHVVDEVLGDEAGVTGLRVKSVLDGSTQDLKVHGFFVAIGHTPNTSLFEGQLGMNNGYLTIQSGLDGNATQTTVPGVFAAGDVADQHYRQAITSAGFGCMAALDAERYLDKGA; this is encoded by the coding sequence ATGAGCACTTCCAAGCACAGCCGCCTGCTGATCCTGGGCTCCGGCCCGGCAGGCTGGACGGCCGCGGTCTACGCCGCGCGCGCCAATCTCAAGCCCGTGGTCGTGACCGGCCTGCAGCAGGGCGGCCAGCTGATGACCACCACCGAGGTGGACAACTGGCCGGGCGACGCCCATGGGCTGATGGGCCCGGACCTGATGGCGCGCATGCAGGCCCATGCCGAGCGCTTCGAGACCGAGGTCATCTTCGACCACATCCACACCGCCGACCTGTCCCAGCGCCCGTTCAAGCTGTCCGGCGACAGCCACGAGTACACCTGCGACGCGCTGATCATCGCCACCGGCGCCACGGCCAAGTACCTGGGGCTGGAGTCGGAGGAGGCCTTCAAGGGCCGCGGCGTGTCGGCCTGCGCGACCTGCGACGGGTTCTTCTACCGCGAGCAGGACGTGGCCGTGGTCGGCGGCGGCAACACCGCCGTGGAAGAGGCGCTGTACCTGTCCAACATCGCCAACAAGGTCTATCTGGTCCACCGCCGCGACACCCTGCGCGCGGAGAAGATCATGCAGGACAAGCTGCAGGCCAAGATCGACGCCGGCAAGATCGTGCCGGTCTGGCACCACGTCGTGGACGAGGTGCTGGGCGACGAGGCCGGGGTCACCGGCCTGCGGGTCAAGTCGGTGCTGGATGGCAGCACGCAGGACCTGAAGGTGCACGGCTTCTTCGTGGCCATCGGCCACACGCCCAACACCAGCCTGTTCGAGGGCCAGCTGGGCATGAACAACGGCTACCTGACCATCCAGTCCGGCCTGGACGGCAACGCGACCCAGACCACGGTGCCGGGCGTGTTCGCCGCCGGCGACGTGGCCGACCAGCACTACCGCCAGGCGATCACCTCGGCCGGCTTCGGCTGCATGGCCGCGCTGGACGCCGAGCGCTACCTGGACAAGGGCGCCTGA
- the lolA gene encoding outer membrane lipoprotein chaperone LolA gives MIRMLKMAVLGTVLLAGTALADARAELVAFTNGLKGLDGQFSQTVYNANGAVKERSSGRVALSTPDLFRWEYSKPYEQLIVADGRKVWIYEPDLQQATVRDQGSEAQSSPLAALLKPKELDAKFDVSQAPAARGLEWMTLTPKRDDATSGFEVAELGFANGQLKRMKVTDAVGQRTEVEFSGWKRNPAFAAGTFSYKPAAGVDVVGAAQ, from the coding sequence ATGATCCGCATGCTGAAAATGGCCGTGCTGGGCACGGTGCTGCTGGCCGGCACCGCGCTGGCCGACGCGCGCGCCGAGCTGGTCGCCTTCACCAACGGCCTCAAGGGCCTGGACGGGCAGTTCAGCCAGACCGTCTACAACGCCAACGGCGCGGTGAAGGAGCGCTCCAGCGGCCGCGTGGCGCTGTCCACGCCGGACCTGTTCCGCTGGGAATACTCCAAGCCCTACGAGCAACTGATCGTGGCCGACGGCCGGAAGGTCTGGATCTACGAGCCGGACCTGCAGCAGGCCACCGTGCGCGACCAGGGCAGCGAGGCGCAGAGCAGCCCGCTGGCCGCGCTGCTCAAGCCGAAGGAGCTGGACGCGAAGTTCGACGTCTCCCAGGCCCCGGCCGCGCGGGGCCTGGAGTGGATGACGCTGACGCCCAAGCGGGACGATGCGACCAGCGGTTTCGAGGTGGCCGAACTGGGTTTCGCCAATGGCCAGCTCAAGCGCATGAAGGTGACCGATGCGGTCGGCCAGCGCACCGAGGTGGAGTTCAGCGGCTGGAAGCGCAACCCGGCCTTTGCCGCCGGCACCTTCAGCTACAAGCCGGCCGCGGGCGTGGATGTGGTCGGCGCGGCGCAGTAA
- a CDS encoding GNAT family N-acetyltransferase: MLKLRALPSLSSIPPATWDALYDGRNPFVRHAFLSGLEQTGCLRSDWGWTPHHLTLWDGDTLVAAAPGYLKTNSHGEFVFDHAWANAYARYGQDYYPKWLCAVPYSPVTGPRLLARDAAARQALLTAICGYVARNDLSSAHVNFHTEAEDAAFDPTWLARTDLQYQWQNVAGWQDFDGFLGAMDHKHRKNIRQERAKVARAGVRFRVVHGDEASEDDLEAMYGFYLQTFHEYGNSPALTLEFLQHLAATMPRALVIFLAQHEDRPVAGALCLRGGDTLYGRYWGADATLAGLHFETCYYQGIDYCLREGLTRFEPGAQGVHKIARGFLPTFVRSRHWIADPEFRAALARWCQEEEASVREHAGILAARAPFRASQAD, from the coding sequence ATGCTGAAGCTTCGTGCGCTGCCCTCGCTGTCGTCGATTCCGCCCGCCACCTGGGACGCGCTGTACGACGGCCGCAATCCCTTCGTGCGCCACGCCTTCCTGTCCGGCCTGGAGCAGACCGGCTGCCTGCGCAGCGACTGGGGCTGGACCCCGCACCACCTCACGCTGTGGGACGGCGATACCCTGGTCGCCGCCGCGCCGGGCTATCTGAAGACCAACTCGCACGGCGAGTTCGTGTTCGACCACGCCTGGGCGAACGCCTACGCGCGCTATGGCCAGGACTACTACCCCAAGTGGCTGTGCGCGGTGCCCTACTCGCCCGTGACCGGACCGCGCCTGCTTGCCCGCGACGCGGCGGCGCGCCAGGCGCTGCTGACGGCCATCTGCGGCTATGTCGCCCGCAACGACCTGTCCTCGGCGCATGTGAATTTCCATACCGAGGCCGAGGACGCGGCCTTCGACCCGACTTGGCTGGCGCGAACCGACCTCCAGTACCAGTGGCAGAACGTCGCCGGTTGGCAGGACTTCGACGGCTTCCTGGGCGCGATGGACCACAAGCACCGCAAGAACATCCGCCAGGAACGCGCCAAGGTCGCCCGGGCGGGCGTGCGCTTCCGCGTGGTCCATGGCGACGAGGCCAGCGAGGACGACCTGGAGGCGATGTACGGCTTCTATCTGCAGACCTTCCACGAGTACGGCAACTCGCCGGCGCTGACCCTGGAATTCCTGCAGCACCTGGCGGCGACGATGCCGCGCGCGCTGGTGATCTTCCTGGCCCAGCACGAGGACCGCCCGGTCGCCGGCGCGCTGTGCCTGCGCGGCGGCGACACGCTGTACGGCCGCTACTGGGGCGCCGATGCGACCCTGGCCGGCCTGCATTTCGAGACCTGCTACTACCAGGGCATCGACTACTGCCTGCGCGAGGGCCTGACCCGGTTCGAACCCGGCGCGCAGGGTGTGCACAAGATCGCGCGCGGCTTCCTGCCCACCTTCGTGCGCAGCCGGCACTGGATCGCCGACCCGGAGTTCCGCGCGGCGCTGGCGCGCTGGTGCCAGGAGGAGGAGGCCTCCGTGCGCGAACACGCCGGCATCCTGGCCGCGCGCGCGCCGTTCCGCGCCTCGCAGGCGGACTAG
- a CDS encoding ribonuclease domain-containing protein, protein MSGRGPRPQGFWQGRGRLLLLAVVAAAVAWQATRAPRPATESTPAPIATSQAGAASPADALPAFLPPEARDTLALIAHGGPFPHPQDGSVFGNYEGRLPAQPRGWYHEYTVRTPGVPTRGARRIITGGTPPREYWYTADHYGSFRRFQVPRR, encoded by the coding sequence ATGTCGGGTCGGGGTCCGCGCCCACAAGGATTCTGGCAAGGACGCGGCCGGCTGCTGCTGCTCGCCGTGGTGGCCGCCGCGGTCGCCTGGCAGGCCACGCGCGCGCCCCGGCCGGCCACCGAAAGCACACCGGCGCCGATCGCCACGTCCCAGGCCGGGGCGGCTTCGCCGGCCGATGCCCTGCCCGCCTTCCTGCCGCCCGAGGCGCGCGACACCCTGGCGCTGATCGCCCACGGCGGCCCCTTCCCGCATCCGCAGGACGGCTCGGTCTTCGGCAACTACGAAGGACGCCTGCCTGCCCAGCCGCGCGGCTGGTACCACGAGTACACGGTCCGCACGCCCGGCGTGCCCACGCGCGGCGCGCGCCGGATCATCACGGGGGGCACGCCGCCGCGCGAGTACTGGTACACGGCCGATCACTACGGCAGCTTCCGCCGGTTCCAGGTGCCCCGCCGGTGA
- a CDS encoding replication-associated recombination protein A produces the protein MRPRTLDEMVGQRRLLAPGTALRRAVESGRVHSMILWGPPGCGKTTLSLLLAQYADAEFKAISAVLSGLPEVRQVLAEAAHRFAQGRRTVLFVDEVHRFNKGQQDAFLPHIERGTILFVGATTENPSFELNSALLSRCRVHVMEAVSPADIAQALRHALEDSDRGLGGQGLEVSDEALMQIAGAADGDVRRALTLLEIAAELAVDEGGQVTEATLVQVLADRTRRFDKGGEQFYDQISALHKSVRSSNPDSALYWLTRMLDGGCDRAYLARRLTRMAIEDIGLADPRAQQMALEAWDIYERLGSPEGELALAQLVLYLASTAKSNAGYAAFNQAKAEVRETGTQEVPMHLRNAPTKLMKGLGYGQGYQYDHDAEGGIALDQTGFPDAMGERVYYQPVERGLEIKLKQKLDALRAARAQARADKAR, from the coding sequence ATGCGCCCGCGCACGCTGGACGAGATGGTCGGCCAGCGCCGCCTGCTCGCGCCGGGCACGGCGCTGCGCCGCGCGGTCGAATCGGGCCGCGTGCATTCGATGATCCTGTGGGGGCCGCCGGGCTGCGGCAAGACCACGCTGTCGCTGCTGCTGGCGCAGTACGCCGATGCGGAGTTCAAGGCGATCTCCGCCGTGCTCTCCGGCCTGCCGGAGGTGCGCCAGGTGCTGGCCGAGGCCGCGCACCGCTTCGCCCAGGGGCGGCGCACGGTGCTGTTCGTCGACGAGGTGCACCGCTTCAACAAGGGCCAGCAGGATGCGTTCCTGCCGCATATCGAGCGCGGCACGATCCTGTTCGTCGGCGCGACCACCGAGAACCCGTCCTTCGAGCTGAACTCGGCGCTGCTCTCGCGCTGCCGCGTGCACGTGATGGAGGCGGTATCGCCGGCCGACATCGCCCAGGCGCTGCGCCATGCGCTGGAAGACAGCGATCGCGGGCTGGGCGGGCAGGGGCTGGAGGTCTCCGATGAGGCGCTGATGCAGATCGCCGGCGCGGCCGATGGCGACGTGCGCCGCGCGCTGACGCTGCTTGAGATCGCCGCCGAGCTGGCGGTGGACGAGGGCGGCCAGGTCACCGAGGCCACGCTGGTGCAGGTGCTGGCCGACCGCACGCGCCGCTTCGACAAGGGCGGCGAGCAGTTCTACGACCAGATCTCGGCGCTGCACAAGTCGGTGCGCAGCTCCAATCCGGATTCGGCGCTGTACTGGCTCACGCGCATGCTCGATGGCGGCTGCGACCGGGCGTATCTGGCGCGCCGCCTCACGCGCATGGCGATCGAGGACATCGGCCTGGCCGATCCGCGCGCCCAGCAGATGGCGCTGGAGGCCTGGGACATCTATGAGCGCCTGGGCAGCCCGGAGGGCGAACTCGCCCTGGCGCAGCTGGTGCTGTACCTGGCCTCCACCGCCAAGTCCAACGCCGGCTATGCCGCCTTTAACCAGGCCAAGGCCGAGGTCCGCGAGACCGGCACCCAGGAGGTGCCGATGCACCTGCGCAACGCGCCGACCAAGCTGATGAAGGGCCTGGGCTACGGCCAAGGCTATCAGTACGACCACGATGCCGAGGGCGGCATCGCGCTGGACCAGACCGGCTTCCCCGATGCGATGGGCGAGCGCGTCTACTATCAGCCGGTCGAGCGCGGGCTGGAGATCAAGCTCAAGCAGAAGCTCGATGCCCTGCGCGCGGCGCGCGCGCAGGCGCGGGCTGACAAGGCGCGCTGA